A genomic segment from SAR202 cluster bacterium encodes:
- a CDS encoding NAD(P)-dependent oxidoreductase has product MKVLITGAAGTIGRILTKAFLGKYELRGLDRSPMQLLTDTVEGDVTDYATVARATAGMDAVIHLTNVRGKEFEYPMQSITGTYNVFESSRVNGVTTIAFASRGGLFPWKRIPRSVTRTADMLWQPSDFYTITKVVGEGFGDMYSSRYGLSVVSVRIGSIDPEEQELNHPHILSHRDCVAVFEAAIKYRGGKHERVFGVSDSNWLLYDVENGRKTIGYYPKDKSIVPESEIER; this is encoded by the coding sequence ATGAAGGTCTTGATAACCGGCGCAGCGGGGACGATAGGAAGAATTCTGACGAAAGCATTCCTGGGAAAGTACGAGCTTCGCGGCCTGGACAGGTCTCCGATGCAGCTGCTCACTGACACCGTTGAGGGAGATGTTACGGACTACGCCACGGTTGCGCGGGCTACTGCCGGCATGGACGCAGTGATTCACCTCACCAACGTGCGCGGTAAGGAGTTCGAGTACCCGATGCAGTCCATAACCGGCACGTACAACGTGTTCGAGTCGTCTCGGGTCAACGGTGTGACGACGATAGCGTTCGCGAGCAGGGGAGGGCTGTTTCCCTGGAAGCGGATTCCGAGGTCCGTCACCCGCACGGCGGACATGCTGTGGCAACCGTCGGACTTCTACACAATCACGAAAGTTGTCGGCGAGGGGTTCGGGGACATGTATTCGTCGCGATACGGGCTGAGCGTGGTGTCGGTGCGCATTGGCAGCATCGACCCGGAGGAGCAGGAGCTGAACCACCCGCACATTCTCAGCCACCGGGACTGTGTGGCGGTCTTTGAGGCTGCGATCAAATACAGAGGCGGCAAGCACGAGCGCGTCTTCGGCGTCTCGGACTCCAACTGGCTGCTGTACGACGTGGAGAATGGCCGCAAGACCATCGGCTATTACCCGAAAGACAAGTCCATCGTGCCGGAGTCAGAGATCGAGCGCTAA
- a CDS encoding DUF433 domain-containing protein — protein sequence MTQRTRITMNPSVMGGKPCIRGMRVTVGTVVGLLAAGHSTREVMQAYPYLEEDDIHEALAYAAWRSEEFEVPLEAA from the coding sequence ATGACACAGCGCACGCGAATAACTATGAATCCATCGGTGATGGGCGGGAAGCCATGCATCCGCGGGATGCGGGTGACTGTTGGCACAGTCGTGGGGTTGCTGGCGGCGGGTCACTCAACCAGAGAGGTGATGCAAGCCTACCCGTATCTCGAGGAAGATGATATCCATGAGGCCTTGGCCTACGCGGCCTGGCGGTCTGAGGAGTTCGAAGTGCCCCTGGAAGCGGCATGA
- a CDS encoding Gfo/Idh/MocA family oxidoreductase encodes MEGQMAERVFRVAMVGARDIVTRRAKDAPPFRNELILSHLAALETVPNAELVAICRKNAALHTEFQQRWGDRWPGAKLYTDHREMLAKERPDIVGIATPDTVREEIVLDAVRAGVKGIFLEKPMATSVEEAERIVKACADAGVPLSVNHARRWYPIYSKVRDTVRSGAIGQLSTIVATLGGARAMLFRNGPHLLDLVSYFAESDPVLASARLQPGFEHWDRYMGTGGLDAASEPGADGLIIYRNGVRAHYCGSKDTLGRFSLHLAGPLGRITVDDNFAQLETSDPATKETITRNLLPPAYQVQRFAAGWQELVDVVEHGGALVSPGSEAIKTIRIIFAFLRSNRDGSRLVEV; translated from the coding sequence ATGGAGGGTCAAATGGCTGAGCGTGTCTTCAGGGTAGCGATGGTGGGGGCGCGGGATATCGTCACACGCAGGGCGAAAGACGCTCCTCCATTCAGGAACGAGCTTATCCTCTCGCACCTTGCCGCGCTGGAGACGGTGCCGAACGCGGAGCTGGTAGCCATCTGCAGGAAGAACGCGGCGCTGCACACGGAGTTCCAACAGCGCTGGGGCGACAGGTGGCCCGGCGCGAAGCTCTATACAGACCACCGCGAGATGCTGGCAAAGGAGAGGCCGGACATCGTCGGCATCGCTACCCCGGACACTGTTCGCGAGGAGATCGTTCTGGACGCGGTGCGCGCGGGAGTCAAGGGCATCTTCCTGGAGAAGCCCATGGCGACCAGCGTGGAGGAAGCCGAGCGCATCGTTAAGGCCTGCGCTGATGCCGGTGTGCCTCTGAGCGTCAACCACGCGCGGCGCTGGTACCCGATATACAGCAAGGTCAGGGATACCGTGCGCTCCGGCGCAATCGGCCAGCTCAGCACAATCGTCGCCACCCTCGGCGGCGCCCGCGCGATGCTATTCCGGAACGGGCCGCACTTGCTGGACCTGGTATCGTACTTTGCGGAGTCGGACCCTGTCCTGGCCTCCGCGCGGCTGCAGCCCGGCTTCGAGCACTGGGACCGCTACATGGGCACGGGCGGGCTGGACGCCGCCAGCGAGCCCGGCGCGGACGGCCTTATCATCTATCGCAACGGCGTACGCGCGCACTACTGCGGCTCCAAGGACACCCTCGGGAGGTTTTCTCTCCACCTCGCTGGGCCGCTGGGCCGCATCACCGTCGATGACAACTTCGCACAGTTGGAAACGTCTGACCCAGCAACGAAGGAAACAATAACGCGTAATCTCCTCCCGCCGGCCTACCAGGTCCAGCGCTTCGCCGCCGGCTGGCAGGAGCTCGTGGATGTGGTCGAACACGGGGGCGCGCTGGTCAGCCCCGGCAGCGAGGCCATCAAGACCATTCGCATCATCTTCGCCTTCCTGCGCTCCAACCGCGACGGCTCGCGGCTGGTGGAGGTGTAG
- a CDS encoding heme ABC transporter permease CcmB, whose product MKQYLGPMAALLWKDILLEARTKDIVVAVLVFSLLVIVIFNFAIDPTPATIGLVAPGVLWVAFVFGGVLGITRSFALEKDNNSMLALMMTPVSRDTLFYGKMLANLIFMLLVEALAFPVFAILFNFPLFVWELIPVAFLSTLGIVTVGTVFSAMAVNTRAREVMLPLLFLPVVLPAVIAAVEISGLVLRGGPFSEIAPWLPLLTAFDAVFLVASPIAFHMVVED is encoded by the coding sequence GTGAAGCAGTACCTGGGCCCCATGGCGGCACTACTGTGGAAGGACATCCTGCTGGAGGCCCGCACCAAGGACATCGTGGTTGCGGTCCTCGTCTTCTCCCTGCTCGTCATCGTCATCTTCAACTTCGCCATCGATCCCACGCCCGCTACCATCGGACTCGTCGCCCCGGGCGTCCTGTGGGTCGCGTTTGTTTTCGGCGGCGTGCTGGGGATTACGCGCTCCTTCGCCCTCGAAAAGGACAACAACAGCATGCTTGCGCTGATGATGACGCCGGTCAGCCGCGACACCCTGTTTTACGGCAAGATGCTGGCAAACCTGATCTTCATGCTGCTCGTGGAGGCGCTGGCTTTCCCCGTCTTCGCCATACTGTTCAACTTTCCCCTCTTCGTATGGGAGCTCATCCCGGTGGCCTTCTTGTCGACACTGGGCATAGTAACCGTGGGCACGGTATTCTCGGCCATGGCGGTCAACACCCGCGCGCGGGAGGTCATGCTTCCGCTGCTCTTCCTCCCGGTAGTGCTCCCGGCAGTCATCGCCGCAGTGGAAATATCGGGCCTCGTGCTCCGCGGGGGGCCGTTCTCTGAGATCGCACCGTGGCTGCCGCTGCTGACGGCGTTCGACGCGGTGTTCCTGGTAGCAAGTCCGATCGCCTTCCATATGGTGGTGGAGGACTAG
- a CDS encoding ABC transporter ATP-binding protein, which produces MPFDSKTQAAAIEIRGLTKAYGRTMVLRGLDMDIPWGQVVTVLGANGSGKSTLMRILSSVTRPDGGAVRIGGMDLAKHGPALRRTIGVVSHDPLLYNDMSGYENLKFFGRMFSLDRLDERIAANAERLAITPRLHQRVGTLSHGWRKRISIARALLHDPLLLLLDEPESGLDQSALGVLEGIIRDRSNRDRSIIMTTHNLERGISIGDQVAIFSRGVIAFQQPVAAAAAGAEGIRRAYFEHVGAAQ; this is translated from the coding sequence ATGCCGTTTGACTCAAAAACACAAGCTGCGGCCATCGAAATCCGCGGCCTGACAAAGGCCTACGGCCGCACGATGGTGCTGCGCGGCCTCGATATGGATATTCCCTGGGGACAGGTCGTGACGGTCCTTGGCGCCAACGGCTCCGGAAAATCGACCCTGATGCGCATCCTGTCCTCCGTCACCCGGCCGGACGGCGGCGCGGTGCGCATAGGCGGCATGGACCTGGCTAAACATGGCCCGGCGCTCCGCCGGACGATCGGAGTCGTGTCGCACGATCCCCTGCTTTACAACGACATGTCGGGCTACGAGAACCTGAAGTTCTTCGGACGGATGTTCAGCCTGGACAGGCTGGACGAGCGCATCGCGGCAAACGCCGAGCGCCTGGCTATTACGCCACGGCTGCACCAGCGCGTCGGCACGCTGTCTCACGGCTGGCGCAAGCGCATCTCCATCGCCCGTGCGCTCCTCCACGACCCACTCCTGCTGCTCCTGGACGAGCCGGAAAGCGGACTGGACCAGTCGGCGCTGGGCGTTCTTGAGGGCATCATCCGTGACCGCTCCAATAGGGACCGCTCAATCATCATGACCACGCACAACCTGGAGCGCGGAATATCCATCGGCGACCAGGTGGCCATCTTCTCCCGGGGTGTCATCGCGTTCCAGCAGCCTGTGGCGGCCGCGGCCGCCGGCGCGGAGGGTATTCGAAGGGCATACTTTGAGCATGTGGGCGCCGCCCAGTGA
- the queF gene encoding NADPH-dependent 7-cyano-7-deazaguanine reductase QueF: MAAIDTLQKKYRSLDKRFETKPESAVDEECLMAFDYEYAGQEAEIVVDSPEFTAVCPWTGLPDFGTLTIKYVPDQLCLELKSLKYYLLSYTSVGIVQEHAANRILKDLVDACRPLRMEVHLDYNVRGGLHTTVTVRHQK, encoded by the coding sequence ATGGCAGCGATCGACACTCTGCAGAAAAAGTACAGGTCACTCGACAAGCGCTTCGAGACGAAGCCGGAGAGCGCAGTCGACGAGGAGTGCCTGATGGCTTTCGACTACGAATACGCCGGCCAGGAGGCGGAGATCGTCGTCGACTCGCCTGAGTTTACGGCCGTGTGTCCGTGGACGGGCCTGCCGGACTTCGGCACTTTGACGATCAAGTACGTGCCGGACCAGCTATGCCTGGAGCTGAAGTCGCTCAAGTACTACCTGCTCTCCTACACGAGCGTCGGCATTGTGCAGGAGCACGCTGCGAACCGAATTCTGAAGGACCTTGTTGACGCGTGCCGCCCGCTCCGCATGGAAGTGCACCTGGACTACAATGTCCGCGGAGGGCTGCACACCACAGTGACGGTGCGGCACCAGAAGTAA
- the queC gene encoding 7-cyano-7-deazaguanine synthase QueC encodes MAIHGVSLLSGGLDSTTVTAYARSRCDSLTALTFRYGQTHSKEADCATEIAARLGVEHRLIDISFLKDVAWYSALTNPKAFPVPKGTTTEQIGASIPITYVPLRNTIFISLAAAYLESKVLHAIETGGQSARVTRAVIYMAPNAVDFSGYPDCRPEFFEQVARTLGFGSKLGTQYGVNFDVVTPIIHLSKAEIVRLAGEVNAPIDLTWSCYEGGDSPCGQCDSCVLRAKGFVEAGVPDPLLVRLGKAGDGNASR; translated from the coding sequence ATGGCTATCCACGGCGTTTCGCTCCTCTCCGGCGGCCTGGACTCTACGACGGTGACCGCTTACGCCCGCAGCCGCTGCGATTCTCTGACCGCGCTCACATTCCGGTACGGCCAGACCCACAGCAAAGAGGCCGACTGCGCGACAGAGATCGCCGCGCGCCTGGGCGTGGAGCATCGCCTGATAGATATCTCCTTCCTGAAGGACGTCGCCTGGTATTCCGCGCTAACCAACCCCAAGGCATTCCCCGTGCCGAAGGGGACGACGACGGAGCAGATCGGCGCGAGCATACCGATAACGTATGTGCCGCTCCGCAACACGATTTTTATTTCGCTCGCCGCCGCTTACCTTGAGAGCAAGGTGCTGCACGCAATAGAGACCGGCGGGCAGTCTGCCCGCGTCACGCGCGCAGTAATCTACATGGCGCCCAACGCCGTGGACTTCAGCGGCTACCCGGACTGCCGCCCGGAGTTCTTCGAGCAGGTCGCGCGTACTCTCGGCTTCGGCAGTAAGCTTGGGACCCAGTACGGCGTGAATTTCGATGTCGTGACCCCCATCATCCATCTCTCCAAGGCGGAGATCGTGCGACTCGCTGGAGAGGTGAACGCGCCGATCGACCTGACCTGGAGCTGCTACGAAGGCGGCGATTCGCCTTGCGGGCAGTGCGATAGCTGCGTGCTAAGGGCGAAGGGGTTCGTGGAGGCGGGCGTGCCGGACCCACTGCTGGTCCGGTTGGGGAAGGCCGGGGACGGCAATGCTTCGCGTTAG